One window from the genome of Enterobacteriaceae bacterium Kacie_13 encodes:
- a CDS encoding Slp family lipoprotein, whose protein sequence is MRKWSAVQQFSATQGKKLALSAIALSVLVLSGCVTVPDEIRGTTATPQMNLQAVQGAPNLYVGQESRFGGKVVSVTNMQNKTRLEIATVPLDDGARPILGAASRGRILAYINGFVDPVDYRNQLVTVVGPITGVEKGKIGETSYDFVTVNVNSYKRWRIQQQVVMPPQPMGPWGWGYGGPYDSWGRGFGPGFGPGWYDMGPARVESVVTE, encoded by the coding sequence ATGCGTAAGTGGTCCGCAGTTCAGCAGTTCTCAGCTACACAAGGCAAAAAACTGGCGTTGAGTGCCATCGCACTGAGCGTTTTGGTTTTATCAGGATGTGTCACCGTACCCGATGAAATTCGCGGCACGACGGCCACGCCGCAGATGAATTTACAGGCGGTGCAGGGCGCGCCGAATCTTTACGTCGGGCAGGAGTCGCGTTTTGGCGGCAAAGTGGTGTCTGTCACCAATATGCAAAACAAAACCCGTCTCGAAATTGCCACCGTCCCGCTGGATGACGGCGCACGACCGATTTTAGGCGCAGCCTCACGCGGGCGTATTCTGGCCTACATCAACGGATTTGTGGATCCGGTGGATTACCGCAACCAGCTGGTCACCGTGGTAGGGCCGATAACCGGCGTTGAGAAGGGTAAAATTGGCGAGACGTCCTATGATTTTGTGACCGTCAACGTCAACAGCTATAAACGCTGGCGTATCCAGCAACAGGTGGTCATGCCGCCGCAACCTATGGGGCCATGGGGCTGGGGCTACGGAGGCCCTTATGATTCCTGGGGGCGAGGATTTGGGCCGGGGTTCGGGCCCGGCTGGTATGACATGGGGCCCGCACGGGTGGAGAGCGTCGTCACCGAATAG
- the tsaB gene encoding tRNA (adenosine(37)-N6)-threonylcarbamoyltransferase complex dimerization subunit type 1 TsaB — MSTRILAIDTATEACSVAIYNQGETLAHFELCAREHTQRILPLVQQILAEAGLTLSQLDALAFGRGPGSFTGVRIGIGVAQGLAFGAQLPLLPVSTLQTMAQGAYRQTGAQQVLAAIDARMGEVYWGEFTRDAQGVWHGENTEKVIKPEQLLGHAAELSGRFATVGTGWETYPHLLGESPVAELFDGKMLLPQAEDMLPLALQLWENGIRVNPEDAEPTYLRNEVTWKKLPGR, encoded by the coding sequence ATGTCCACACGAATTTTAGCAATTGATACGGCGACAGAAGCCTGTTCGGTTGCGATTTACAATCAGGGCGAAACGCTCGCTCATTTTGAACTTTGCGCCCGCGAGCATACGCAGCGCATTTTGCCACTGGTGCAGCAGATCCTCGCCGAAGCGGGGCTGACGCTCAGTCAGCTGGACGCGCTGGCCTTTGGCCGCGGGCCGGGCAGTTTTACCGGCGTGCGTATCGGCATTGGCGTGGCTCAGGGGCTGGCGTTTGGCGCACAATTGCCGCTGCTTCCTGTTTCGACCTTGCAAACCATGGCGCAGGGTGCGTATCGCCAGACCGGTGCACAACAAGTGCTGGCCGCGATTGATGCCCGTATGGGTGAAGTGTATTGGGGCGAATTTACCCGCGATGCGCAGGGAGTCTGGCACGGCGAAAACACTGAGAAAGTGATCAAGCCGGAACAGCTTCTGGGCCACGCCGCAGAATTATCAGGGCGCTTTGCCACCGTCGGCACTGGCTGGGAAACCTATCCGCATTTACTGGGTGAATCTCCGGTAGCAGAATTATTTGATGGCAAAATGTTACTGCCGCAGGCAGAAGACATGCTGCCGCTGGCGCTTCAGCTCTGGGAAAACGGTATCCGGGTGAATCCCGAGGACGCAGAACCGACCTATCTGCGTAATGAAGTGACGTGGAAAAAGCTGCCGGGCCGGTAA
- a CDS encoding ATP-dependent helicase: MTDDFATDGALAQKIEGFKPREPQRLMAQAVSKAISERQGLVVEAGTGTGKTYAYLAPALRSGKKVIISTGSKNLQDQLYSRDLPKVAAALKFKGRLALLKGRSNYLCLERLEQQSLSGGDLASQALSELAHLRHWSSNTEEGDISTCNVVPEDSFVWPLVTSTNDNCLGSDCPLYKECFVVKARRKAMDADVVVVNHHLFMADMVVKESGFGELIPQADVMIFDEAHQIPDIASQYFGQQLTSRQLLDMAKDINIAYRTEVRDSVQLQKSADRLSQSTMDFRLALGEPGFRGNLRDVLGQTSIQRALLLLDDALELCYDVVKLSLGRSALLDAAFERATLYRNRLKRLKDVSIPGYSYWYECNSRNFVLALTPLSVTDKFSDMMKEKPGAWIFTSATLSVNDQLHHFTDRLGLDDAETLLLPSPFDYATQAMLCVPRFLPETNVRGISKQLARMLRPLIEANKGRCFFLCTSNQMMRELAEEFRATLTLPVLLQGETSKGQLLAQFVEAGNALLVATSSFWEGVDVRGDALSCVIIDKLPFTSPDDPLLKARIEDCRLRGGDPFNEVQLPDAVITLKQGVGRLIRDTDDRGVMVICDNRLVMRPYGEVFLNSLPPAPRTRDLAQAIRFLRNVEEQK, encoded by the coding sequence GTGACAGACGATTTTGCAACAGACGGCGCTTTGGCGCAGAAAATTGAAGGTTTTAAACCTCGTGAACCTCAGCGTCTGATGGCGCAGGCTGTCAGCAAAGCCATTAGCGAAAGGCAGGGGCTGGTGGTGGAAGCCGGCACTGGTACCGGCAAAACTTACGCTTATCTCGCCCCGGCATTGCGTTCGGGCAAAAAAGTCATCATCTCCACCGGCTCTAAAAACTTACAGGATCAGCTCTATTCCCGCGACCTGCCTAAAGTCGCCGCCGCGCTGAAATTCAAAGGGCGTCTGGCGCTGTTGAAAGGGCGCTCAAACTATCTGTGTCTGGAACGTCTCGAACAGCAGTCGCTGTCCGGCGGCGATCTCGCCAGTCAGGCACTGAGCGAACTGGCGCATCTGCGGCACTGGTCGAGCAATACGGAAGAGGGCGATATTAGCACCTGTAACGTGGTGCCGGAGGACAGCTTTGTCTGGCCGCTGGTTACCAGCACCAATGACAACTGTCTTGGCAGCGACTGCCCGCTGTATAAAGAGTGTTTCGTGGTGAAAGCACGCCGCAAGGCGATGGACGCCGACGTCGTGGTGGTCAACCATCATCTGTTTATGGCCGATATGGTGGTCAAAGAGAGCGGCTTTGGTGAACTGATCCCGCAGGCTGACGTGATGATTTTCGATGAAGCCCATCAGATCCCCGATATCGCCAGCCAGTATTTTGGCCAGCAGCTCACCAGCCGCCAGCTGCTGGACATGGCGAAAGACATCAACATCGCTTACCGCACCGAAGTGCGCGATTCCGTGCAGTTACAGAAAAGTGCCGACCGCCTCAGCCAGAGCACGATGGATTTCCGTCTGGCGCTCGGCGAGCCCGGTTTTCGCGGCAACCTGCGCGATGTGCTCGGGCAGACATCCATCCAGCGCGCGCTGTTACTGCTCGATGATGCTCTTGAGTTGTGTTATGACGTGGTCAAACTCTCGCTGGGACGTTCAGCCTTGCTGGATGCCGCCTTCGAGCGCGCCACGCTTTACCGCAACCGCCTCAAACGCCTGAAGGACGTCTCGATTCCCGGCTACAGCTACTGGTATGAATGTAACTCGCGCAACTTTGTCCTGGCGCTGACGCCGCTGTCAGTCACCGACAAATTCAGTGACATGATGAAAGAAAAGCCGGGGGCGTGGATTTTCACCTCGGCGACGCTTTCGGTGAACGATCAGCTGCACCATTTTACCGACCGTCTGGGGCTGGATGACGCCGAAACGCTGCTGCTTCCGAGCCCGTTTGATTACGCTACGCAGGCCATGTTGTGCGTGCCGCGCTTTCTGCCTGAGACTAATGTTCGCGGTATTTCAAAACAGCTGGCACGCATGCTGAGGCCGCTTATCGAAGCCAATAAAGGCCGCTGTTTCTTCCTGTGTACCTCGAATCAGATGATGCGTGAGCTGGCGGAAGAGTTCCGTGCCACGCTCACGCTGCCGGTGTTGTTGCAGGGTGAAACCAGTAAAGGCCAGCTGCTGGCGCAGTTTGTTGAAGCTGGCAATGCGTTACTGGTTGCCACCAGCAGCTTCTGGGAAGGTGTCGACGTGCGCGGCGATGCGTTGTCGTGCGTCATCATCGACAAACTGCCGTTCACCTCACCGGACGATCCGCTGCTTAAAGCGCGCATTGAGGATTGTCGCCTGCGCGGCGGCGATCCGTTCAATGAAGTACAATTACCCGATGCGGTGATCACGCTTAAACAGGGCGTCGGTCGGTTAATCCGCGATACCGACGATCGCGGCGTGATGGTGATTTGCGACAACCGGCTGGTAATGCGCCCGTATGGCGAAGTTTTCCTCAACAGCTTGCCACCTGCACCGCGTACGCGTGATTTAGCGCAAGCGATCCGCTTTCTGCGAAACGTTGAAGAGCAGAAATAG